The genomic region AACCGGCTCTCCAGCTCGTCGTCGCGCAGCGAGATGTAGCAGCGCGTGCCCTCACTCCGGTTCTGGACGAGTCCGGCGTTGCGCAGGATCTTCAGGTGATGGCTGAGCGTCGACTGAGCGATCGGCAAGTCGATGTCCTTCCACGCCCGCTCGCCCTCCATCGCGGCGAGCATCCGCACGATTCGCAGCCGGGTCGGTTCGGCCAGGGCCGACAGCACCGTGACCAGTTCCACGTCGCAGAGGGCGGGGTGCGCGTGCTCCCTGGGAGCCAAGGCGGTCCTCCTCATGTCCTGACGGCCTCGTCCGGTGCGCCGAGAGATTTGGTTCGTGCTCAGGGGTGAGTGTACCTTCGTAGTTCGATGTTCGTCGATCATCGAACAGAACGGACGGTCGGGGCGGGTCCCATCGCCACCCCGCTCCGACCGCCCGCCGTCACCACCGGACCCCGTCACAGAGCGGGGGCTCGGGTCCCGGACCGCCGATCAGGGACCGTGTGGCGCCGGAACCGCTCCACGCATCCACGCAGGGGAATGAAGGCCACCATGTCCAACGTGTCCAAGGTCGCGCTGTCCGTGCTCGACCACGCCACCATCGTCGAGGGCTCCACCGCCGGCGACGCGCTCCGCTCCGCCCGGGAACTCGCGCAGAACCTGGAGCGCTGGGGCTACCAGCGCTTCTGGCTCTCCGAGCACCACAACATGCGGGCCATCGCGAGTGCGGCCACGTCGGTCTCCCTCGGCTTCATCGCCGAGGGCACCTCCACCATCCGGATCGGCGCGGGCGGCGTCATGCTCCCCAACCACTCCCCGCTCGTCATCGCCGAGCAGTTCGGGACGTTGGAGTCGCTCTACCCCGGCCGTGTCGACCTGGGGCTGGGCCGCGCCCCCGGCACCGACCCCCGCACGATGATGGCGTTGCGCCGCGACCACAGCGCGGCCTCCACGTTCCCGGCGGACGTCCAGGAGCTCCAGGCGTTCTTCGAGCCGGCCGAGCCGGGGCAGCCGGTCCGCGCGGTGCCCGGCGAAGGGCTGCGGGTGCCGCTGTGGATCCTGGGCTCCAGTCTCTTCGGCGCCCAGCTCGCCGCACAGCTCGGGCTGCCCTACGCCTTCGCCTCGCACTTCGCTCCGGACGCCCTCTACGAGGCCCTCAAGGCGTACCGTGCCGGATTCCGCCCTTCGGAGCAGTTGGACAAGCCCTACGTCATGGCGGGCGCCAACGTCTTCATCGCCGACACCGACGCCGAGGCCAAGCGGCTGTTCACCTCGATGCAGCAGGCCTTCCTCGGAACCGTCCGCGGTGCGCGCGGCCTGCTGCAACCGCCCGTCGACAGCCTCGACACGATGTGGCGCCCGGGCGAGAAGGAACGACTGGACGCCATGCTTCGTTACTCCTTCGTGGGGTCGCCGGAGACGGTGCGCCCAAAGCTGGAACAGTTCATCACCGACACCGGAGTCGACGAGATCATGGTGTCGTCGATGATCTACGACCAGGAGGCCCGGCTGGACTCCTACGAGGCACTGGCCGAACTGTTCGAGCTGACGGCGTCCGCACCGGAGTCGGCAACCGTCTGACCCCACACCGGTTCCGGGCCGGGAGATGGCAAGGGTGGTGACGCCTCGCGGGCAGGCGGGGCGACACCTTCTCAGCCTGGGACGGGCGGGCGGGGCCGTACGGCGGTCCCGCCCTACCTGTGTCCGGGGCGGAACCCGTGTCCGGTTCTCCTGCGGGCGGGCGCCGGGCGGTTCGGACGCGAGGTGACATGGGCGCGCGAACGGCGGACTGCTCGTGGCCGGGGGCGACGGACGACGGAGGCCCCGGTGGGGCGGGGACAGAGGTGACGGGGAGGCCAGACGCTCGGGACAGCAGGACGACCGGTCAGAGGGACCGCGGGTCGGCGGGGCGACCGGTCAGGCGAATGACGCGCCGACCGGACGACCAGGGCGCCGCCCCCATGACCCGCAGGTCATTCGCCGCCGCCTCCACCACCGTCTCCTCCGCCGCCACCGCTGTCCCCGCCCCCACCGGAGCCACCATCGCCGGAGCCACTACTCCCGTCACCACCGCCGAAACCGCCGCCCCAACCGTCGCTCCCGGAACCCGAGCCGCTTCCGCCGATCTCGCCCTGGCAGTCTTCGGCGAATCCACAGAGGGACTCCATCCGGATGCCATCGTCGACGGAGGAGGCATGGACACCTCCCGTGTTCCCCGTTCCTCCGGAGGAGCCCGACGCGGACGACGTGCGCGGGGTGGGCCTGGAGCGGTTCACGGCGGGCGCAGCCTCACGCAGGGCTCGGAAGCCGGTCACCGCTGTGCAGCGCACCGCCGACTCACGATCCAGTTCGTCGGTGGACTGGGCGACGACCTTGTAGCGCTCCTCGGCCTCCGCGACCACGGTCCGGCCCGCTGGAGTCGTCGCCGTGAGCGCGGCGCCACCGGTGGAGTCGAGGACGGCCTTGTCCACCGACAGCATCGCCGAGGCGAAGAGGCCGCCGACCAGGAGACCGAGGGAGACGGGTCCTGGGTCGACCAGGAGGTGGAAGGCTCCCGCGCCGATGCCCACGAGAAGACTCAGGGTCCGCATCCACGAGATGCGGGACGGCACCTTCTCCCTGGATGCCAGTAGCCGGCCGAGTCCGGGAGAGTCCACCCGCAGTCGCGAGGCCTTGAGACCGTCGGCGATGGCGATCATTCCGCCACTGCTCATCGAGCGCCGGATCATCTCCCGCGCGGTCAGACCCACGCGGTCGCGGAAGCCCCGGATGATGGTCCGCCGAATGAGCGACTTCTCGTGCGTGAACGGCGCTGACGGGCCGACCAGGGTGAAGAAGCCCCGAGCGTCCTGCTGACGGATCCGTCCCGAGAGGTAGAGGTCCATGATGACGGTCTCAGCCACGCGCACCGGACCGCCGGCGAGATAGGCGAGTTCCTCGGGTTTCAGCTCATCGGGATGGGGCGGACTCACGGAGGGCGTGCGCTTGATGGCGGCGTTCAGCGCCGCACGGCTGCGGAGCACGGTCAGGAGCGGAATCACTCCGACCACCAGCCCCGCGACCACCGCGATCACCAGGGACACGACCGTGCTGCTGTCCAAACTTCGCCGCCTTTCCTCACGCCCGCCCCCGAGCCGACCATCGATGTCCGCCCACCCAGGGCCACCGGGCAATTCAAGCACCGCACGACCACACGCGCGAATGTGGGCGGCCTGGCATGACCGGTGCACCCATGGCGCCCGTAGGACGCGTCTGCCATCATGGTCACCCGTCGAACACCGAACGTCACCCCCGGATGGCCTGCCCATGTGCGCCTACGCACACCGAGCCCCGCCTGAACCTGGGCTCTCACTCTGCCTGTGGACAACGTGTGCTCGCCCTCGCCGAAGGGCATCATGGGAACACGTGGCCACATCCGGTCAGCCCCGAAGTCAACACAGGTGTTCGTGCCCGATAGTGGGAATCCGTGGTGCGAGTCACCGACTCACAGTCCCCTGTTGTCCCCCTGACCTCGGTTCAGTGCCCCACGGTCCGGATGCCGCCGTAACCCGGCCGCCCCAGGCCACACCGCAGTGGCACCAGGAACACCTGTCCCCAAGGAGTTGACCCCGTGAAGAGCCTGACCCGCCTGTGGGTAGCCTTCAGCACCTACGTCTCCCCCCAGCCAAAGAAAACCGACACCGGCGCCACCATGCTGGAATACGCGGCCATCGTCATTCTCGTCGCCGCAGTCGCCGTCGCGATCTATGCACTCGACCTATCAACCAGCATCAGTGACGCCATCGGAAGTTCCGTTACTGAGATCCTCCAGGGCACTCCATAAGAATAGGGCAAAGTCGCCTGCAAGCAACTCATCATTCAACTATGGAAACCCTATGCCAGCGGAGCTGATTTGACAAGGAAAGAGAGAAGAAAACATGAAACAAGACGCATACAGAAACGGATTTTAAATGCGTCCTTGGCGTCAACTTTACTAGCGCTGACCTCCGCGTGCGTAGTTTCCTCTGACACGCCATCTGAGCCTGGCGAAACAAACAACCCGACAAACCAAAGCCAGGATCCAGGCGAACCGACTGAAAATGCGCAGAACATCGTCGCAAGCAGCACCTCCACTTCCACAACG from Nocardiopsis aegyptia harbors:
- a CDS encoding LLM class flavin-dependent oxidoreductase; translation: MSNVSKVALSVLDHATIVEGSTAGDALRSARELAQNLERWGYQRFWLSEHHNMRAIASAATSVSLGFIAEGTSTIRIGAGGVMLPNHSPLVIAEQFGTLESLYPGRVDLGLGRAPGTDPRTMMALRRDHSAASTFPADVQELQAFFEPAEPGQPVRAVPGEGLRVPLWILGSSLFGAQLAAQLGLPYAFASHFAPDALYEALKAYRAGFRPSEQLDKPYVMAGANVFIADTDAEAKRLFTSMQQAFLGTVRGARGLLQPPVDSLDTMWRPGEKERLDAMLRYSFVGSPETVRPKLEQFITDTGVDEIMVSSMIYDQEARLDSYEALAELFELTASAPESATV
- a CDS encoding ArsR/SmtB family transcription factor, yielding MAPREHAHPALCDVELVTVLSALAEPTRLRIVRMLAAMEGERAWKDIDLPIAQSTLSHHLKILRNAGLVQNRSEGTRCYISLRDDELESRFPGLLESVLSCRDGLVPEGTRDA
- a CDS encoding TIGR04222 domain-containing membrane protein, with amino-acid sequence MDSSTVVSLVIAVVAGLVVGVIPLLTVLRSRAALNAAIKRTPSVSPPHPDELKPEELAYLAGGPVRVAETVIMDLYLSGRIRQQDARGFFTLVGPSAPFTHEKSLIRRTIIRGFRDRVGLTAREMIRRSMSSGGMIAIADGLKASRLRVDSPGLGRLLASREKVPSRISWMRTLSLLVGIGAGAFHLLVDPGPVSLGLLVGGLFASAMLSVDKAVLDSTGGAALTATTPAGRTVVAEAEERYKVVAQSTDELDRESAVRCTAVTGFRALREAAPAVNRSRPTPRTSSASGSSGGTGNTGGVHASSVDDGIRMESLCGFAEDCQGEIGGSGSGSGSDGWGGGFGGGDGSSGSGDGGSGGGGDSGGGGGDGGGGGGE